The Impatiens glandulifera chromosome 8, dImpGla2.1, whole genome shotgun sequence genome includes a window with the following:
- the LOC124911658 gene encoding F-box/kelch-repeat protein At3g06240-like codes for MAHISLFPEDLLSNILSRLPVKYVMRSRSVCKNWNFMLRSPNFFSLYYKHQSCEQERLAKDGVSSFIVLEYIENASEYDSYDDPAHVLLSFLTVKKMDNELITTVDKVEKIDILTSASLELLSTQDRIHADHINFAKVYDGIICLGNYVGVVLYNPCTRESQRLPFLRSPRSTPRSTPYIHDDYYYLHLGMWFESNQQPGTINHYKVFRVVNFNRHEDPNVRNTSVIEKYDSAEGCWSEIITIRKRQYQSSSYMRLLFNGIIHLYVDGDSVVTLDARLEKLGLLPLPSGFIFKHLCLKGLFVLGRSLALFLENPDNSFCNNIWMMTEYGVKESWTKQYSFNFLDPSGLLYNGWRLLAQWKCMDEDELFIDRTVSLDECKVVSFNLLSGKLTDIYTCHSPRILTIVPYMESFFSFK; via the coding sequence ATGGCACACATTTCTTTATTTCCTGAAGACTTGTTAAGCAATATCCTATCGAGGTTGCCAGTCAAATATGTTATGCGATCGAGATCAGTCTGTAAGAATTGGAACTTTATGCTAAGAAGTcctaatttcttttctctctattATAAACACCAGTCATGTGAACAAGAGAGACTAGCAAAGGATGGTGTTTCCTCTTTCATTGTCCTTGAATACATTGAAAATGCTTCAGAGTATGACTCATATGATGACCCTGCTCATGTCTTACTATCGTTTCTTACCGTAAAGAAAATGGACAATGAGCTAATCACAACAGTTGACAAAGTGGAAAAAATTGACATCCTCACTTCAGCATCATTGGAGTTGTTATCCACCCAGGATCGAATTCACGCTGATCATATTAACTTCGCAAAGGTTTATGATGGCATTATATGTCTGGGAAATTATGTTGGTGTCGTTTTGTATAACCCTTGCACTAGAGAATCTCAAAGGTTACCTTTCCTTCGATCTCCTCGATCTACTCCTCGATCTACTCCGTACATACATGATGATTATTATTATCTTCATTTGGGTATGTGGTTCGAGTCCAATCAGCAACCCGGAACCATAAATCATTACAAAGTTTTCAGAGTTGTCAATTTCAATCGACATGAAGATCCTAATGTGCGCAATACTTCTGTGATTGAGAAATATGATTCTGCTGAGGGTTGTTGGAGTGAAATCATAACAATTCGCAAAAGGCAATATCAATCCAGTTCTTACATGCGCTTGTTATTCAATGGAATCATTCACTTGTATGTTGATGGTGATTCTGTGGTCACATTGGATGCAAGATTAGAAAAGTTAGGACTCCTTCCACTTCCTTCAggatttatatttaaacatcTCTGTTTAAAGGGCCTATTTGTTTTGGGGAGATCTCTAGCCTTGTTTTTAGAAAATCCTGATAATAGCTTTTGTAACAATATATGGATGATGACTGAATATGGTGTCAAGGAGTCGTGGACAAAGCAATACAGTTTCAATTTTCTTGATCCGTCTGGACTGTTATATAATGGCTGGAGGCTTTTAGCGCAATGGAAGTGCATGGACGAGGACGAGTTATTCATTGACCGCACAGTATCGCTAGACGAATGTAAAGTCGTCTCTTTTAACCTTCTTTCGGGCAAATTAACTGATATTTATACTTGTCACAGTCCAAGAATATTGACAATTGTACCTTATATGGAGtcctttttttcatttaagtga
- the LOC124911816 gene encoding tyrosine--tRNA ligase, chloroplastic/mitochondrial-like, producing the protein MLSPYKFYQHFYTVPDTDVIRFMKTLTFLSLEEIAEMEIEMGKTDYLVNSIQKRLAEEVTRFVHGEEGLEQAMKATEVMRPGSGTKLDWKTIEQIAGDVPSCTLCHDKVMNLSLMELSVTTGLMESKSAARRLLKQGGLYLNNCRIDDEGKKIEFDDIVDGKILLLSAGKKNKVLVRVS; encoded by the coding sequence ATGCTATCTCCATACAAATTCTATCAGCATTTCTACACCGTTCCTGATACAGACGTGATTAGATTCATGAAAACCTTAACATTCTTAAGCTTGGAGGAGATAGCAGAGATGGAGATTGAAATGGGTAAGACGGATTACTTAGTGAATTCGATCCAAAAGAGGCTAGCAGAGGAAGTGACTCGATTTGTTCATGGAGAAGAAGGATTGGAACAGGCAATGAAAGCAACTGAAGTGATGAGACCTGGTTCTGGTACTAAACTTGATTGGAAAACAATTGAACAGATTGCAGGGGATGTTCCTTCTTGTACACTTTGTCATGATAAGGTGATGAATCTGTCTTTAATGGAGCTTTCAGTGACGACTGGATTGATGGAAAGTAAATCTGCAGCTCGACGGCTGTTGAAACAAGGTGGGTTATATCTTAACAATTGTAGAATAGATGATGAGGGGAAGAAGATTGAGTTTGATGATATTGTTGATGGTAAAATTCTACTCCTTTCTGCTGGTAAGAAGAACAAAGTTCTTGTAAGAGTATCTTAA
- the LOC124912450 gene encoding probable inactive ATP-dependent zinc metalloprotease FTSHI 1, chloroplastic, which translates to MDDVVDRLTMGPRKVRIELGHQGQCRRATTEVGTALIAHLLRQLENAKVESCDRISVNPRGQTLSQVVFSRLDDEAYLIE; encoded by the exons ATGGATGATGTTGTTGACCGACTTACAATGGGACCCAGAAAAGTCAGAATTGAGCTAGGACATCAGGGACAATGTCGTAGAGCCACAACCGAAGTGGGAACTGCGTTGATCGCTCACTTGTTAAGGCAATTGGAGAATGCTAAAGTTGAAAGCTGTGACCGTATCTCAGTTAACCCTCGTGGCCAG ACGCTATCCCAAGTTGTTTTCAGCAGACTAGACGATGAAGCTTATTTGATTGAGTGA